The following are encoded in a window of Verrucomicrobiia bacterium genomic DNA:
- a CDS encoding very short patch repair endonuclease, giving the protein MADVFTKAKRSQVMSCIRGRGNKETEIALARLLRQNRIHGWRRHFCIFGRPDFAFPKQKLAMFVDGCFWHACPKHFNMPVNNRAFWKKKLTANKLRDKLVARTLRSQGWRVLRIWEHDLVRKKISRLPPRILRSLRK; this is encoded by the coding sequence ATGGCTGACGTTTTCACCAAAGCCAAACGCTCGCAAGTCATGTCCTGCATTCGTGGGCGTGGAAACAAGGAAACCGAAATCGCGCTGGCTCGACTGCTCCGGCAAAATCGGATTCATGGCTGGAGGCGACATTTTTGTATATTCGGCAGACCGGACTTCGCTTTTCCAAAACAAAAACTAGCAATGTTTGTTGACGGCTGTTTCTGGCACGCCTGCCCGAAACATTTCAACATGCCGGTTAACAATCGGGCATTCTGGAAGAAAAAACTCACAGCAAATAAACTCCGCGACAAACTGGTCGCAAGAACACTCCGCTCCCAAGGTTGGCGGGTGCTGCGGATTTGGGAGCACGACCTTGTGCGTAAAAAAAT
- a CDS encoding DUF1998 domain-containing protein, translated as MPAFKPIRRSQLISPFGIGAMVDFPKDESLMPAGLDAWPRAKEECPPESGWLIREERLEARLSRPGQPITHFRMPPDHREPDGGAQFANQNVPFVRFPRWQYCHHCGGMEMLSPFSSTRQRCSGRPYEHQSCEKRVPNRRPFLIPVRFLAVCDLGHVQDFPFMEWVHRDTPPSADCRLRLRAGRSSAGLSGITIECSCKQKRSLGDVFRFDDKTGGPLSTQINSLCKGLRPWLGDMDAGSTPCGHHLRVLQRGASNVYFSHIVSSIYLPLWAEEISGDITAVLEQPHFWALFQQRTVGGKIDPIVCQTVASITGVDSAKLGIAAERKLQGGIEARASSATGDEEDFRRSEYQAICDGKVGPQSELYVECAKLTDYEPDVTKFFSRIRLVHKLRETRALAGFTRILPPDGNLASDRLQGLKLDQQIDWLPAIKVYGEGIFLEVNPDEITKWIATVPSLRPEFVRLVAHYNAARTARLQPNRNITAKFMLLHTLAHVLINQLSFDCGYGSASLRERLYCDFSDPSRPMHGFLIYTASGDSEGTMGGLVRQGKPGRLETTLRRALKHAAWCSSDPVCIESKGQGSDNSNLAACHGCCLLPETSCEEGNRLLDRALLIGTPNQPALGFFSKLL; from the coding sequence ATGCCAGCCTTCAAACCCATCCGCCGCAGTCAGCTAATCTCTCCATTCGGCATCGGAGCGATGGTGGATTTTCCGAAGGACGAATCCCTCATGCCTGCTGGTCTTGATGCCTGGCCGCGCGCAAAGGAGGAATGCCCGCCCGAATCGGGCTGGCTAATCCGCGAAGAACGTCTTGAAGCGCGTCTGAGCAGGCCAGGGCAACCCATCACTCACTTTCGGATGCCGCCAGATCATCGTGAGCCGGATGGCGGCGCGCAATTTGCGAATCAGAATGTGCCGTTCGTGCGCTTCCCGCGCTGGCAGTATTGTCATCATTGCGGTGGGATGGAAATGCTTTCGCCATTTTCATCCACACGCCAGCGATGCAGTGGCCGACCATACGAGCATCAAAGTTGTGAAAAAAGAGTGCCGAACCGGCGACCTTTTCTGATTCCGGTCCGCTTCCTTGCCGTTTGTGACTTGGGACACGTTCAGGATTTTCCATTCATGGAGTGGGTGCATCGGGACACGCCACCCAGCGCAGATTGCAGGCTTCGTCTCCGAGCGGGTCGTTCATCGGCAGGACTGTCAGGCATCACCATTGAGTGTTCCTGTAAGCAGAAGCGCAGTCTGGGTGACGTGTTTCGATTTGATGATAAAACAGGAGGGCCGCTTTCGACGCAAATCAACTCGCTCTGTAAAGGACTGCGCCCCTGGCTGGGCGACATGGATGCGGGGAGCACGCCGTGCGGCCACCACCTTCGCGTTCTTCAACGCGGAGCGAGCAACGTCTATTTTTCGCACATCGTCAGTTCGATCTATCTGCCTCTTTGGGCGGAGGAAATCAGCGGGGACATCACAGCCGTGCTGGAACAGCCACATTTCTGGGCGCTTTTCCAACAAAGAACTGTGGGCGGGAAAATTGATCCGATTGTCTGTCAGACCGTGGCAAGTATTACGGGCGTAGATTCCGCCAAACTGGGAATTGCAGCTGAACGCAAACTCCAAGGCGGCATAGAAGCGCGCGCATCCAGCGCCACCGGAGATGAAGAAGATTTCCGCCGTTCAGAGTATCAGGCCATCTGCGACGGGAAAGTCGGCCCTCAAAGCGAACTTTACGTTGAATGCGCAAAACTCACGGACTACGAGCCGGACGTCACAAAATTCTTCTCACGCATCCGGCTTGTCCATAAACTCCGCGAAACTCGCGCGCTCGCTGGTTTCACCAGAATTCTTCCTCCCGACGGTAATCTGGCCAGCGACCGCCTCCAAGGACTCAAGCTCGACCAGCAAATTGACTGGCTGCCGGCCATCAAGGTTTATGGAGAGGGAATCTTTCTGGAGGTCAATCCGGATGAAATTACAAAATGGATAGCAACCGTGCCAAGCTTGCGCCCAGAATTTGTCCGACTCGTTGCCCATTACAACGCGGCGCGCACGGCACGACTTCAACCGAATCGCAACATCACCGCAAAGTTCATGCTGCTTCACACACTGGCTCACGTGCTCATCAACCAATTGAGTTTTGATTGTGGCTACGGCAGTGCGTCACTCCGTGAGCGCCTTTACTGCGATTTCAGCGATCCTTCCCGGCCAATGCACGGATTTCTGATCTACACCGCGTCCGGCGACTCCGAGGGTACAATGGGCGGATTAGTGCGACAGGGAAAACCAGGGCGACTCGAAACCACACTTCGACGGGCGCTCAAGCATGCAGCATGGTGTTCTTCCGACCCTGTATGTATCGAGAGCAAAGGCCAAGGGTCTGATAACTCTAATCTCGCCGCCTGTCATGGGTGTTGCCTTTTGCCCGAAACCTCATGCGAAGAAGGCAATCGGCTTCTTGATCGCGCTCTGTTGATTGGCACTCCCAACCAACCGGCTCTGGGATTTTTTAGCAAACTGCTTTAG